Genomic DNA from Terriglobales bacterium:
CGCGGTAGACCTCTCCCATCCCGCCGGCGCCGGCGGCGGAGAGAATCTCGTAGGGGCCTAACTTCTGGCCGGATGTAAGAGGCATGTCACCTTCGGGTCACCTGAGATTCCGAATCCGGTGGGGGAGTGCGGCGCATTATAGCGTCGGGCTCGGTGCCGCGGGAGGAATTCTGCGAAGGGGGGCGGCTGTCCGCCCGCCCCGCCGCGACCGTGGTAGCATGAGGCCAACGGAGCGCCCGGCTCCGAGGAATCCAGCCATGTCCTCCGCCCGCCGCCCATCGCCGTGTGTGGTCCTGCTCCTGCTGGTGGCCGCCGCCTGCCTGCCCGCGCGCGCCGCTGAAGCGCCGTGGGTGGAGGTGCGCTCGCCCCACTTCACCGTGCTCACCGACGCGGGCGAGAAGCAGGGCCGGGAGGTGGCGCAGCGCTTCGAGCAGATGCGCCATGTCTTCGGCACCCTCTTCGAGCGCGCCCGCATCAACATGCCGGTGCCGCTGGTGGTGGTGGCCTTCCGCAGCCAGGGCGAGATCAAGCAGGTGCTGCCGCTGTGGAAGGGCAAGCCGGTGGAGGACGCCGGCTACTACCAGCCCGGCTCGGATTGCGACTACATCGCGCTCGATCTCTCGGCGGAGGACGTGTGGCACGTGGTCTTCCACGAGTACGCGCACCTGCTGCTGCGCGGCAACTATCCCACCACCCAGCCCTGGTTCGACGAGGGCTTCGCCGAGTATTACGCCACCATCGATCTCACCGGCAAGCAGGTGGTGGTCGGCAAGATGCCGGAGGGCTACGGCGAACTGTTGGGCAGCCATACTCACATGCCGCTGGCCGACCTGTTCAACGTGGCCCACGACTCCAGCGCCTACAACGAGAGCGGCAGCCGCCGCAACCTCTTCTACGCCCAGTCCTGGCTGGTGGTGCACTACCTGATCGACAAGAAGCAGATGGCGCAGGCGGGCCAGTACTTCGACCTGGTGATGAACCAGCACGTGCCCATGGCCGATGCCATCCCCCGCGCCTTCGGCATGGACGCCAAGCACCTGGGCGACGCGGTGGACGACTACTCGCGCTCCGCCGGCGCCAAGGCCTACATCTTCGATCTGCCCCCGTTGGCCACCGCCGGCGACTACTCCTTCCGCAAGCTGGACGCGCTGGCCGGCCAGGCCGCGCTGGCCGACCTCAAGCTGCACCTGCGCGATCACTTCGACGAGGGGGTGAGCGAACTGGAGGCGGTGCTCCAGCAGAAGCCCGACTTGGCCGCCGCCCACCGCGGCCTGGGCTACGCCTACCTGCGCAAGGGCGACTTCCAGCGCGCCGGGCAGCACTTCCAGCGCGCCGCCGAGCTGGATCCCAAGGACCCGCAGGTGCTCTACTACGCCGCCCTGCTCATGAACCGCGAGAGCCTGGCCTCGGGACGGCCCATCGCCGACGCCGGCGGCATGAAGCAGAAGCTCGACACCGCGCTCACCATCGATCCCGAGTTCGCCGACGCCTGGGAGCTGCTGGCCTTCGCCGACCTCGCCCTGCAGGACGAGCGCGGCGCCCTGGAAGCCTTGAAGCGGGCCATCCAGCTCAGCCCTCGCGAGGAGGGCTACCAGCTCAACCTGGCGCTGTTCTACATGCAACAGCGGCGCTGGGACGACGCCTCCGCTATCCTGGAGCACCTGAAAGACAGCAACGACTCCGCCATCGCCACCCGCGCGGTGCAGAGCCTGGCGGCGCTGGACGAAGCCCGGGTGGGCCGCACCGCGGTCACGCCCCTGGCCCAGAGTTCGAAGTATCCCGCCTCCTACGACGCGCCCCAGTGGCGGCCGCAACCCGGCCAGCCCGCCCCCGACGTCACCCAGCCCATCCAGAAGGAGCCCGAGGTTGCTCCCGACACCCGCCCCATCCAGTTTCTGAAGGGGCGGCTGGTGAGCGTGGACTGCTCGGCGCCGCCCGCCGCCATCGTGAGCATCGCGGCGGGCAGCCGCGTCCTCCGCCTCCGCACCCCCGACCGCAGCAAGCTGGTGCTCATCGGCGCCGAGGCGTTTTCCTGCGACTGGCACGACCTCAAAGTGTCGGTCAACTACAAGGCCGGGGGCAGCGTGGACGGCGACCTGGTCTCGCTGGAGCTGCCCTAGCACAAGAAAGCCCTCCCGCGGGGGCGGGAGGGCTTGCGGATCGGGTGATCCCGTGCGGCGGCCGGGGGAGCCGCCACTCTGCTAGACGCGGGTGACGTTGGCGGCCTGGAAGCCCTTGGGCCCCTTCAGCAGGTCGAACTCCACCGTCTCGCCCTCATTCAGGGTGCGGTAGCCGTTCTCCTGAATGGCGGAGAAGTGGACGAAGACATCCTCCCCGGTGGAACGCTGGATGAAGCCGTACCCTTTGGCGCCGTTGAACCACTTGACTGTACCCCTCTCTCTCACAGAAGAACTCCTTTCGCAAATGTGGACTTGAACGATTTCCTGCGGCCCGCGGCCGACCCAAGAGACGGCCGCCGGACGAGAGGGTTGCTGCTTTGCCTTCCAGCCCCCGCCCAAACAAAAAGGCTACCGGCCGGGGTGCCGGAGCGACGTCCGGCGGCCCTGCGCCCGTAGCCTGCTGCTGGCTGCGTGAAGTCCGACTGCGAAGTACAAGAACATCAACCCGAATCCGCTGGCCCAAGGGACCAGTGCCCGCTCCAGACGTTTCAGGAACGAGCAGGGCAGGATAATGGGCGAGGCACTCTTTGGCAAGAAAAAATCTTGTTCGGAGTTAGGGAGTCAGGGGTCAGGCGTCAGGAGCCAGCGGCTATCACGGCTCTCCTTTGCGCCCTTCGTGTCTGCCTTCGTGTCCTTTGTGGTGAAGCTCTTCATTCGCACCGGGGGAAAAAGCCAACCACAAAGGACACAAAGGTCACACGAAGGAGCCCCTGACTCCTGACTCCTGACTCCTGACGCCGGTCTTGCTGCTACCATCGTCCCTGATGTCCATCGCGCCTCTCTCCGTGCCGCCGGCCCCGGCCGCCCCGCCGCCGGAAACCGGGTTGCTGGCTGCGATCGTCCGCCTGCTGCGCCGCCGTGCCTGGCCCCTGGCCCAGTACCTGATGCGCACCGAGGTGCACACCTTCGCCTTCTCGGTGGCGGCCAACGCCATCCTCTCCTTCTTCCCCTTCATCGTGCTGCTGATGACGCTGATCCGCTACGTTTTCCACTCCCAGGCCATGTACGACGTGGTGCTGCAACTGCTGCGCGACTACCTGCCCGCCGGCCAGGACTTCGTCATCCGCAACCTCAAGTACCTGGTGGCCACGCGCCACCGCGTGCAGGTGGTCTCGCTGCTCATCCTGCTGGTGACCTCCTCCGGAGTGTTTCTGCCCCTGGAGGTCGCACTCAACCGGGTGTGGGGCTTCCCCAAGAACCGCTCTTACTTCCGCAACCAACTGGTGTCGCTGGGGCTGGCCTTCTCCTGCGGCGTGCTGGGACTGATCTCCATCGCTCTCACCGCCGGCCACCAGTACCTGATGGAGCGCTGGTTGGGGCCGGAGGCGGCGGGCATCCTGCGCTGGCCCGAGTTCATCATCATGAAGCTGTTCGCCGCCCTGGCCAGCATCGGCATCTTCTTCCTCATCTACTGGCTGCTGCCCAACGGCAAGGTGAGGGCGCGGGCGGTGCTGCCCGCAGCCATCGTCACCGGCATCCTGTGGGACCTGGCCAAGTACGCGTACGTGCTGCTGCTGCCCTGGCTCAACTTCCAGGAGGCCTACGGGCCCTTCTCCATCTCCGTGACCCTGATGGTGTGGGCCTTCCTCTCCGGACTGCTGCTGCTGGCCGGGGCCTATCTCTCCGCCGCTCATCACGCATAGGGGTGATGCAGAGCACGGAAGCTGCGTTCCGCGACCTCTAGCATGGGTCTGTTCCCTGCCCGTGGCCGGGGAACCCGAGGCCCAGCCATGTCTCGTCCTTGGGGACTTGGGCTCTGCGTCTTTCTCCTGCTGGCGGCCGCCGCTCCTCCTCCCGTCCGCGCCGGCGGACCGCGCAGCGCCCCCTCCTCCGCCACCCTCGAGCAGCTCAGCCGCCATGCTGGGTTCATCTTCCGCGGGCGCGTGCTGCGGGTGGAGCGGCTGCGGCCCGCCGCGGGCTCCCCGGCCACCGTGCAAGTCACCTTCCTGGTTATCGAAGGCATCCGCGGCGCGCGCACCGGTGATCGCCTGACCATCCGCGAGTGGGCGGGAGCATGGGCGGCAGGCCGGCCGCGCTATCGCGTGGGCCAGGAGCTGCTGCTCTTCCTCTATCCCCGCAGCCGGCTGGGGCTGACCAGCCCGGTGGGCGGCGACGCCGGGATCCTCCCCCTGGACGCGCAGTTACCGGCGCCGGCGCTGCCCGCTCCTCCGGACCTCCGGCCGCCCGGCCCCAGCCCGCAGCCTGTCGCGCCCGCCGCCGGACGGGAGCGTGCGCGGTGAAGCGGCGCACCGCCATCCCCGCCGCGCTCTTGGCGCTGCTGCTGGCGCTAGGGGGAGGAGCGCGCGCCGGCGGTCCCGCCTGGGTGGCCGGCACCAGCTTCTTCGATCCCGCGCTGGCAGGCACTCCCATCACCTGGCGCGATGGCGCAGTCTTCTACTACACCGACCAGGGCGCGCTCAGCCCGCTGCTCTCCCAGAGCGACGCCGACGCGCTGGTGGCCGCCGCCTTCGCGCGCTGGACCGCGATTCCCACCGCCGCGGTCAGCGCGCAGCGTGCCGGCCAACTCGCCGAGGACGTGAACGGCAGCAACGTCACCCGCTCCGGGGGTGTGCTGCTCCTGCCCGCCGACATCCAGGAGACCGCCACCGCCACCCCCGTCGCCGTGGTCTACGACGCCGACGGCCAGGTCACCGACGCGCTGCTGGGCGCGGGCGCGGGCAGCCACGACCTCTGCGCCTTCCACGCCGCCTACGGCGGCCCCGACAACTTCTACTCCGACGCCCACTTCGCCCACGCCCTGGTGGTGGTGAACGGCAACTGCGCGCGCTCCGCCGGCGATCTTCCCCTGCTGCGCTACCTGCTGGTGCGCGCCCTGGGCCGGGTGCTCGGGATGGACTGGTCGCAGCTCAACGACAACGTGGTCACGCGCTCGCCCGCCCCCACCCCTGACGACTGGGCCGGTTTCCCGCTGATGCATCCCGTCGAGCCGCTGTGCGCCGCCGGCCCCGTCACCCAGTGCCTGCCCGATCCCAAGCAGCCGCGCGCGGACGACCGCGCCGCCCTCTCCCGCCTCTATCCCGTGACCGCGGCCAACCTCGCGCTCTTCCCCGGCAAGACCGTCTTCTCCGAGACCACGGCGCGCATCCACGGGCGAGTGCGCTTCACGCTGCCGCAGGGCGGAGCGGGCCAGGGCATGCAGGGCGTGAACGTGGTCGCCCGCTGGATCGATCCCGCGACTGGGCAGCCTTCGCGGCGGGTGGCGGCGAGCAGCGTCTCCGGCTTCCTCTTCCGCGGCGACGCCGGCAATCCCGCCACCGGCTACGGCGACAGCCAGGGCCGCCGCTACGACCGCTTCGGCTCCGCCGAGACCGCGCTGGAAGGCTTCTTCGATCTCGCCGGGCTCGAGATCCCAGCGGGCAGCGCCTCCGCCGCCTACGAACTCAGCGTGGAGGCCATCAACCCGCAGTATTCGGGCAGCGCCTCAGTGGGGCCGTACTGGGAGAACGCGGTCGCGCCCTCGGGCACGGCGGCGCCGGTGGTGGTCTCCGGTCTGGAAGCGGGCGCGGACGTGGAGCAGGACATCCCGATGACCGGCGGCGCCTCCGCCATCACCGACCGCTTCGAGCCCCACACCTGGGCCTCGCCCACGCCGGTCCCGGCCGCGGGCGAGTGGGTCGCCAACTTCTGCGGCTACGGCGACCCCGACTATCACTCCCTGTCGATCCAGGCGGGGCGCACGCTGGCGCTGGAGGTGACGGCGCTCGACGAGCACGGCCAGCCCACCACCGCCAAGACCCTGCCGGCGCTGGGGCTATGGCTGGTGAGCGACCTGGAGGGCGCGCCGCCGCGCGCTTCC
This window encodes:
- a CDS encoding tetratricopeptide repeat protein, which codes for MSSARRPSPCVVLLLLVAAACLPARAAEAPWVEVRSPHFTVLTDAGEKQGREVAQRFEQMRHVFGTLFERARINMPVPLVVVAFRSQGEIKQVLPLWKGKPVEDAGYYQPGSDCDYIALDLSAEDVWHVVFHEYAHLLLRGNYPTTQPWFDEGFAEYYATIDLTGKQVVVGKMPEGYGELLGSHTHMPLADLFNVAHDSSAYNESGSRRNLFYAQSWLVVHYLIDKKQMAQAGQYFDLVMNQHVPMADAIPRAFGMDAKHLGDAVDDYSRSAGAKAYIFDLPPLATAGDYSFRKLDALAGQAALADLKLHLRDHFDEGVSELEAVLQQKPDLAAAHRGLGYAYLRKGDFQRAGQHFQRAAELDPKDPQVLYYAALLMNRESLASGRPIADAGGMKQKLDTALTIDPEFADAWELLAFADLALQDERGALEALKRAIQLSPREEGYQLNLALFYMQQRRWDDASAILEHLKDSNDSAIATRAVQSLAALDEARVGRTAVTPLAQSSKYPASYDAPQWRPQPGQPAPDVTQPIQKEPEVAPDTRPIQFLKGRLVSVDCSAPPAAIVSIAAGSRVLRLRTPDRSKLVLIGAEAFSCDWHDLKVSVNYKAGGSVDGDLVSLELP
- a CDS encoding cold-shock protein, whose product is MRERGTVKWFNGAKGYGFIQRSTGEDVFVHFSAIQENGYRTLNEGETVEFDLLKGPKGFQAANVTRV
- a CDS encoding YihY/virulence factor BrkB family protein, which translates into the protein MSIAPLSVPPAPAAPPPETGLLAAIVRLLRRRAWPLAQYLMRTEVHTFAFSVAANAILSFFPFIVLLMTLIRYVFHSQAMYDVVLQLLRDYLPAGQDFVIRNLKYLVATRHRVQVVSLLILLVTSSGVFLPLEVALNRVWGFPKNRSYFRNQLVSLGLAFSCGVLGLISIALTAGHQYLMERWLGPEAAGILRWPEFIIMKLFAALASIGIFFLIYWLLPNGKVRARAVLPAAIVTGILWDLAKYAYVLLLPWLNFQEAYGPFSISVTLMVWAFLSGLLLLAGAYLSAAHHA